The following proteins come from a genomic window of Tindallia californiensis:
- a CDS encoding heavy-metal-associated domain-containing protein produces MRKLIKIEGMTCGHCSARVEKNLAQVDGVEEVVIDLEAKNAIVTLGKAVNNETIVEAIDDAGYDVIDISEA; encoded by the coding sequence ATGAGAAAGCTAATTAAAATCGAAGGGATGACCTGCGGTCATTGCTCAGCAAGGGTAGAAAAAAACCTGGCACAGGTGGATGGTGTAGAGGAAGTGGTAATCGACTTGGAAGCGAAGAATGCCATTGTAACACTTGGGAAAGCAGTAAATAACGAAACGATCGTTGAGGCAATAGATGATGCGGGATACGATGTAATTGATATATCAGAAGCATAG
- the glpK gene encoding glycerol kinase GlpK: MKKYIMSLDQGTTSSRAIIFDREGNNIGTSQTEFTQIYPKAGWVEHDAMEIWGTQSGVARQVLEVNGIRPEEVAAIGITNQRETTVIWDRETGRPIYNAIVWQCRRTSDICDDLKAKGLSGMVRKKTGLVIDAYFSGTKIKWLLDHVEGAREKAEVRKLLFGTVDTWLIWNLTRGKTHVTDYSNASRTMLFNIHTLQWDEELLEMLNIPKSMLPEVKPSSDIYGYTDEHTFGGARIPIAGDAGDQQAALFGQACFEQGMAKNTYGTGCFMLMNTGEEPIISENGLLTTIAWGREGKITYALEGSIFIAGASIQWLRDELRLIYDAAQSEYYANLVEDTHGVYVVPAFTGLGAPYWDMYARGTIVGLTRGVKREHIVRATLESIAYQTRDVLSAMEEDSNITLKTLKVDGGASVNNFLMDFQADILGVPVKRTAVAETTALGAAYLAGLAVGFWKDHEEIKEKWELDREFMPEMEVEKKEELYRKWTKAVECSMGWEKK, encoded by the coding sequence GTGAAAAAGTACATTATGTCATTAGACCAAGGTACGACCAGTTCTAGAGCGATTATTTTTGACAGAGAAGGAAATAATATTGGAACCAGTCAAACGGAGTTTACTCAGATTTATCCGAAGGCCGGCTGGGTAGAACATGATGCTATGGAAATATGGGGTACCCAAAGTGGTGTGGCTCGACAAGTGTTGGAAGTTAATGGAATACGTCCGGAAGAAGTAGCGGCTATTGGAATTACCAATCAACGGGAGACTACAGTGATATGGGATCGAGAAACGGGAAGGCCCATTTATAATGCGATTGTCTGGCAGTGTCGACGAACTTCGGATATTTGTGATGATCTGAAAGCCAAAGGTTTAAGCGGCATGGTGCGAAAAAAAACCGGATTGGTCATTGATGCCTACTTTTCTGGCACGAAAATCAAATGGTTGTTAGACCATGTAGAGGGAGCCAGGGAAAAGGCAGAAGTGAGAAAACTTCTCTTTGGAACCGTTGATACTTGGTTGATTTGGAACCTTACTCGGGGAAAAACCCATGTTACAGATTATAGTAATGCGTCTAGAACCATGTTGTTTAACATTCATACCCTTCAATGGGATGAAGAACTTTTAGAAATGTTGAACATTCCAAAATCGATGCTTCCGGAAGTGAAACCATCCAGTGATATCTATGGTTACACCGATGAACATACTTTTGGTGGAGCCAGAATTCCTATTGCCGGTGATGCAGGAGATCAACAGGCTGCTTTGTTTGGACAGGCTTGCTTTGAGCAGGGAATGGCGAAAAACACCTATGGTACTGGCTGTTTTATGTTAATGAATACGGGAGAGGAACCTATTATTTCCGAAAATGGACTGCTTACTACTATTGCCTGGGGAAGAGAAGGAAAGATTACCTATGCGTTGGAAGGGAGTATTTTTATTGCTGGCGCTTCTATTCAATGGCTACGAGATGAACTACGGTTGATTTATGATGCAGCACAAAGTGAATACTATGCAAATTTAGTGGAAGATACTCATGGCGTATATGTGGTGCCAGCGTTTACTGGATTGGGAGCTCCTTACTGGGATATGTACGCGAGAGGGACCATTGTGGGCCTTACTCGGGGTGTAAAGCGGGAGCATATTGTAAGAGCTACTTTGGAATCTATCGCTTATCAGACGAGGGATGTGTTAAGTGCGATGGAGGAAGATTCTAATATCACATTAAAAACATTAAAAGTAGATGGGGGCGCTTCGGTAAATAATTTCTTAATGGATTTTCAAGCGGATATTCTAGGCGTTCCGGTAAAAAGAACGGCAGTAGCTGAGACTACAGCCTTAGGAGCTGCTTATTTGGCAGGACTTGCCGTAGGGTTTTGGAAAGATCATGAAGAAATTAAAGAAAAATGGGAACTGGATCGAGAGTTTATGCCAGAGATGGAAGTGGAAAAAAAGGAAGAATTGTACCGGAAATGGACAAAAGCAGTGGAGTGTTCTATGGGATGGGAGAAAAAATAA
- the sdaAB gene encoding L-serine ammonia-lyase, iron-sulfur-dependent subunit beta gives MKRISAFQVMGPVMIGPSSSHTAGALRIAQIAARILKETPKEVDFYLYGSFAETYQGHGTDRALLAGMLGYATDHPDIRDAYRIADEKQLTFRFFPTELQEGMHPNTVAIKVVGTSGNNLSLAGASIGGGEVVITNINGISVAFTGEYPTLIVQQQDRPGVAAHITSVLAGAGVNIGTIKMYREYRGDRAFTILETDDRLDKELVQQILENQHIHDVFMID, from the coding sequence ATGAAACGAATCAGTGCTTTTCAAGTTATGGGACCCGTTATGATTGGCCCGTCCAGTTCACATACAGCTGGTGCTTTACGAATCGCGCAAATTGCTGCTCGCATCTTAAAAGAAACACCTAAAGAAGTTGACTTCTACCTTTACGGTTCTTTTGCTGAAACCTACCAAGGTCATGGAACAGATCGAGCACTTCTGGCAGGAATGCTTGGCTACGCTACGGATCATCCGGACATTCGGGATGCTTACCGAATTGCCGATGAAAAACAACTAACTTTCCGATTTTTTCCTACAGAACTGCAAGAGGGAATGCATCCAAACACTGTTGCTATCAAAGTGGTGGGAACTTCTGGAAACAATCTATCTTTGGCCGGAGCCTCTATCGGAGGAGGCGAAGTGGTTATTACGAATATCAATGGAATATCCGTTGCCTTTACTGGCGAATATCCAACGCTTATCGTCCAGCAACAAGACCGCCCCGGTGTTGCGGCTCATATTACTAGTGTCTTAGCAGGTGCAGGTGTTAATATTGGCACCATAAAAATGTATCGTGAGTATCGAGGCGACAGAGCCTTTACGATTCTAGAAACAGATGATCGACTGGATAAAGAGTTAGTCCAGCAAATCCTTGAGAATCAGCATATTCATGATGTATTTATGATCGACTAA
- a CDS encoding heavy metal translocating P-type ATPase: MKNTKLKIGGMSCASCSAAIEKKLAKWEGIEKADINMATEKLHLRYDESQNSLEMIAKAIEDLGYQVLMEEEETETKEEKDGTARSIRKTFKITGMTCTACSAAIEKALSKMGGVEEAIVNFPAEKLTVIFSPDQVRIVEISKKITDLGYELISEPKGGQEVDQDEIMMQKSWKRMVRSAILSGTIMFLMILHMVIGVEIPYYLVVVNLLAFPNIFLLGKKVHKASFNALKNGSPNMDVLVSLGSLPPYLIGLTAFFFPLQAFTEMASSIMTFHLIGKYLENRAKGRASQAIRKLVEMGAKTATILLRGEEMEVPVEELQPEDVMIVKPGEKIPTDGIIIEGKSTIDESMATGESMPVKRESGDPVIGATINKQGLLKVKVTKVGDETFLSQVIQLVEACQGSKVPIQEFADRITGYFVPAILIITVVVFSSNLLFPEFHQSILQWGAGFLPWVNPDAGTLSIAFVTATAVLVIACPCALGLGTPTALMVGSGMGAEKGILIRNGEAVQTFKNLKMIIFDKTGTLTHGRPAVTDIVTGDGVDEFSLMKVAGALEKGSEHPLAHAIIEEAKKRKIPMGDIQGFEAVTGMGIEGFLDGDKVLMGNRKIMEKHKIAYEHLEEEIQRLENEAKTVMMIVREENLLGIIAVADPVKEDSPKAVKELQEMGIQTAMVTGDNERTARAIAEKIGIDYVIAEVLPEGKVEEVKTLQKKFETVAMVGDGINDAPALKQANIGIAIGTGTDVAIEAADVTLVKGELSGIISAILLSRGTFRKIKENYFWAWFYNAIAIPVAMVGLLHPMIGAAAMSISSLNVIYNSLRLKKTDIQPSFKKVVEKNV; encoded by the coding sequence GCAAAAGCCATTGAAGATTTGGGATATCAAGTGCTTATGGAGGAAGAGGAAACAGAGACAAAAGAAGAGAAGGATGGAACGGCCCGATCAATACGTAAAACATTTAAAATCACCGGTATGACTTGTACGGCTTGTTCTGCTGCCATAGAGAAAGCTTTGAGTAAGATGGGAGGTGTAGAAGAGGCTATAGTGAATTTTCCAGCTGAAAAACTAACGGTAATATTTTCACCTGATCAGGTGAGGATAGTTGAAATTAGTAAAAAAATTACTGACCTTGGTTACGAGTTGATATCAGAGCCAAAAGGAGGTCAGGAGGTAGATCAGGATGAAATCATGATGCAAAAATCATGGAAAAGAATGGTCCGGTCAGCTATATTGTCGGGTACGATCATGTTTCTGATGATTCTTCATATGGTTATAGGGGTTGAAATCCCGTACTATCTGGTGGTCGTTAATCTTCTGGCCTTTCCAAATATATTTTTGCTAGGTAAAAAGGTTCACAAGGCAAGTTTTAATGCATTAAAAAATGGAAGTCCCAATATGGATGTATTGGTTTCGTTAGGGTCTTTGCCACCTTATTTAATCGGCTTAACAGCTTTTTTCTTTCCACTGCAAGCATTTACAGAAATGGCTAGTAGTATTATGACCTTTCACTTAATAGGGAAATACCTGGAAAATCGTGCAAAAGGAAGAGCTTCCCAGGCGATACGTAAACTGGTCGAAATGGGAGCCAAAACAGCGACCATCCTTTTACGGGGAGAAGAAATGGAAGTGCCTGTGGAAGAATTGCAACCAGAAGATGTCATGATTGTAAAACCGGGCGAAAAAATTCCTACAGACGGGATTATTATAGAAGGGAAAAGCACCATCGATGAATCCATGGCCACAGGAGAATCTATGCCGGTGAAGAGAGAATCGGGTGATCCGGTGATTGGAGCAACGATCAATAAGCAGGGATTACTAAAAGTAAAAGTGACCAAGGTGGGTGACGAAACCTTTTTGTCCCAGGTTATTCAGTTGGTAGAAGCTTGCCAAGGTTCTAAAGTTCCAATTCAGGAATTTGCTGACCGGATCACTGGATACTTTGTTCCGGCGATTTTGATAATAACCGTAGTTGTGTTTTCATCAAACCTGCTGTTTCCGGAATTTCATCAAAGTATTTTGCAATGGGGAGCAGGTTTTTTACCATGGGTGAATCCGGATGCTGGAACGTTATCGATTGCTTTTGTTACAGCGACGGCTGTGTTGGTTATTGCTTGCCCTTGTGCTCTTGGTCTTGGAACGCCTACGGCTCTTATGGTAGGGAGTGGAATGGGGGCTGAAAAAGGAATTTTAATTCGAAATGGCGAAGCGGTACAAACCTTCAAGAACTTAAAAATGATTATTTTTGATAAAACAGGAACGTTAACCCACGGAAGACCGGCTGTAACGGATATTGTGACGGGAGACGGGGTGGATGAGTTTTCTTTAATGAAAGTAGCAGGGGCCTTAGAAAAGGGCTCGGAACATCCGCTAGCCCATGCAATCATAGAAGAAGCGAAAAAAAGAAAAATACCCATGGGAGACATCCAAGGTTTTGAAGCAGTAACAGGCATGGGGATTGAAGGGTTTTTGGATGGAGATAAGGTTTTAATGGGAAATAGAAAAATAATGGAAAAACACAAAATAGCTTATGAACATTTGGAAGAAGAAATTCAAAGACTGGAAAATGAAGCGAAAACAGTGATGATGATTGTTCGTGAAGAAAACCTATTAGGAATCATTGCTGTGGCTGATCCGGTAAAAGAAGACTCGCCTAAAGCTGTTAAAGAACTACAGGAAATGGGTATTCAAACAGCAATGGTAACGGGTGATAACGAGCGGACAGCTAGAGCTATTGCGGAAAAAATTGGGATTGATTACGTAATAGCCGAAGTACTGCCGGAAGGAAAAGTAGAAGAAGTGAAAACGCTTCAGAAAAAATTTGAAACAGTGGCAATGGTAGGCGATGGAATCAATGATGCACCGGCGCTAAAGCAGGCAAATATTGGTATTGCCATTGGGACCGGGACTGATGTTGCAATAGAAGCGGCCGATGTTACTTTGGTAAAAGGAGAGTTGAGTGGTATTATCTCAGCGATATTATTATCGAGAGGGACTTTCCGGAAAATCAAAGAAAACTATTTTTGGGCCTGGTTTTACAATGCAATAGCCATACCGGTAGCGATGGTGGGATTACTTCATCCTATGATTGGGGCGGCGGCGATGTCTATCAGCTCTTTGAATGTGATTTATAACTCTTTGCGCTTAAAAAAGACAGATATACAGCCGTCGTTTAAGAAAGTTGTAGAAAAAAACGTATAA
- the sdaAA gene encoding L-serine ammonia-lyase, iron-sulfur-dependent, subunit alpha, with product MFGSGKELLATCQNQRIKISQAMIQREQHLFESCPDQLRNQMLQQWRVMETSVESALNQSLTSMGGLIGGEAKKLMKRQQAGKAICGDITAKAVAYSMGVLEVNASMGVIVAAPTAGSSGILPGTLKALQEEHSWEDTHMVDALFCASAIGLIITEKATVAGAEGGCQAETGSAAAMTAAAICELMGASPEVSLHAAAICLKNVMGQVCDPIAGLVEAPCQKRNGIGAANALISAEIALAGVPSLIPFDEVVEAMGHVGRSLPESLRETALGGVAATPTGCALKEKLRQKK from the coding sequence ATGTTTGGAAGTGGAAAAGAATTACTGGCAACTTGCCAGAATCAACGCATAAAGATCTCTCAAGCGATGATTCAACGAGAGCAGCACCTTTTTGAATCCTGCCCGGATCAACTTCGCAATCAAATGCTTCAACAGTGGAGAGTCATGGAAACTTCTGTGGAAAGCGCTCTGAATCAGAGCCTCACCTCTATGGGTGGTCTGATTGGTGGAGAAGCCAAAAAGCTAATGAAGCGCCAGCAAGCAGGAAAAGCAATTTGTGGTGACATCACAGCCAAAGCTGTTGCTTATTCTATGGGAGTATTAGAGGTAAATGCGTCTATGGGGGTTATCGTTGCCGCTCCTACAGCTGGCTCTTCCGGAATTTTACCCGGCACTCTCAAAGCTTTGCAAGAAGAGCATTCTTGGGAAGATACTCATATGGTCGATGCTCTTTTCTGCGCTTCTGCCATAGGCCTTATCATTACCGAAAAAGCTACGGTTGCAGGTGCCGAAGGAGGGTGTCAGGCCGAAACGGGTTCAGCTGCCGCTATGACAGCTGCCGCCATTTGTGAGCTTATGGGAGCATCTCCAGAAGTTAGCCTACACGCAGCCGCTATTTGCTTAAAAAACGTCATGGGTCAAGTTTGCGATCCAATTGCCGGCTTAGTAGAAGCTCCTTGCCAAAAACGAAATGGCATCGGGGCTGCCAATGCGCTTATTAGCGCTGAAATAGCTTTAGCTGGTGTCCCCAGCCTCATTCCTTTTGATGAGGTAGTAGAAGCGATGGGGCATGTTGGCCGAAGCTTGCCAGAATCGCTTAGAGAAACGGCTCTTGGCGGAGTTGCTGCGACACCTACCGGATGTGCATTAAAAGAAAAACTACGGCAAAAAAAGTAA
- a CDS encoding rhodanese-like domain-containing protein, whose translation MSQKKILSLLLALLLSLSLLAGCGSPAEEAEEVEEPVVEEVVEEPADESEEEAELDRETVIKEATTAYYDSITEENSTWNMISFENALPLIEENPEDYFIVDMRSAEDYAEGHIPGAVHIPYSEIGDKMNVLPDDRQILVYCFTGQTSGQAIAAMQLMGFDALSLQGGMNFGWAPLELGEDTLETEANELPEADASWTPEQEILLVAIHNHFTQGTNYIVRPPEVKELIEAGSEDIEIIDIRNQEAYDEGHIEGAMLIPFPEIGERMEEISTEKPVYVTCFSGQTAGQTILNLRLNGIDAMPLYRGMRGWTAEEMPVVTP comes from the coding sequence ATGAGTCAGAAAAAAATATTAAGCTTATTACTTGCATTACTTTTATCTTTATCACTATTGGCAGGATGTGGGTCCCCTGCTGAAGAAGCAGAGGAAGTAGAAGAACCGGTTGTGGAAGAAGTGGTTGAAGAGCCGGCAGATGAATCAGAAGAAGAGGCGGAACTGGATAGAGAAACGGTTATAAAAGAGGCAACAACGGCTTACTATGATTCTATTACAGAAGAAAATAGTACATGGAACATGATTAGCTTTGAGAATGCTCTTCCTCTCATTGAAGAGAATCCGGAAGATTATTTTATCGTGGACATGCGTAGTGCAGAAGATTATGCAGAAGGTCATATACCAGGCGCTGTCCATATTCCATATTCGGAAATAGGAGATAAGATGAATGTTCTGCCGGACGACCGTCAAATTCTGGTCTACTGCTTCACTGGGCAAACATCTGGTCAGGCAATTGCGGCAATGCAGCTGATGGGTTTTGATGCATTATCACTGCAAGGTGGCATGAACTTTGGATGGGCACCCTTGGAACTGGGTGAAGACACCTTAGAAACAGAAGCGAATGAACTGCCGGAAGCGGATGCAAGCTGGACTCCTGAACAAGAAATTTTGTTGGTAGCAATTCATAATCATTTCACTCAGGGAACCAATTATATTGTTCGTCCGCCGGAAGTAAAAGAATTAATTGAGGCAGGATCAGAGGATATTGAAATCATTGATATTCGAAATCAAGAGGCTTATGATGAAGGACATATTGAAGGTGCAATGTTGATACCATTCCCAGAAATAGGGGAACGGATGGAAGAAATTTCTACTGAAAAACCAGTTTACGTTACTTGCTTCTCTGGTCAGACGGCAGGGCAAACCATTTTGAATCTTCGTTTGAATGGTATCGATGCAATGCCTTTGTATAGAGGCATGCGAGGCTGGACAGCAGAAGAAATGCCGGTTGTAACTCCTTAA
- a CDS encoding LTA synthase family protein, with protein sequence MDWGKRIEKPNAHIIRMMTVFVITLLVKMMILHWIMGVRLYFIQAAIMNLMTLTGLFLLFIYFFPKNYFKAFWWMHLLVSGLIFVNTVYYSHFFTLVPVGSVFQIGQLGGVSDSIFALLRPIYFLYFADTIYLRFWIKKKSKLYHSWYYDKKNRRNGIYAIAFMVLMSFMVGAINLVALSTEGNLRPANLGMINYHIYDTFRLTRPAPIVDPDQAEEAVIAIEEEEKDRRFEGLLEGRNIIVIQAESLQSFPMEHALADQEVTPVLNDLIRQDTLYFSNFYEQVGWGNTSDAEFVVHNGFYPSTSTFSYQAYEGNDFYTLPMHLEKQGYTSIVFHGNDPEFWSRQSAYPGQGIHHFYSAEDFEMNEIIGLGLSDYELYKQSIQWLKEKPEPFYAFYITLTCHHPFVMPEPYQWLDMPAEYEDTYLGHYLQSVYYMDQQIGYFINLLKEEGLYDHSAIVIYGDHQGVDMRNQEINEQVSRYISRPYQEDEMFRVPLMVHVPGSGVEEEITLAGGQIDFFPTMANLAGNPLAPDAVLGQDLLNIKEGFVAKQVHVSAGSFIDNEKIFIMSPEGLYDNSQSWNLKTGEQVPLEEARQGYERALAEITLSEYVMENNLIPRVQKAGLSGILDNIRFLLDLEK encoded by the coding sequence ATGGATTGGGGAAAAAGGATAGAAAAGCCAAACGCACACATTATACGGATGATGACGGTTTTTGTGATAACGCTTTTAGTGAAAATGATGATTCTGCACTGGATCATGGGAGTAAGGTTGTACTTTATACAGGCGGCTATTATGAATTTGATGACACTAACTGGATTGTTTTTATTATTTATTTATTTTTTTCCAAAAAACTATTTCAAGGCATTCTGGTGGATGCATTTACTGGTAAGTGGCCTGATTTTTGTAAACACCGTTTATTACAGCCATTTTTTTACATTGGTACCCGTGGGAAGTGTTTTTCAAATTGGTCAGCTAGGTGGTGTTTCAGATAGTATTTTTGCTCTTTTGAGGCCGATATACTTTCTTTACTTTGCCGATACGATTTATTTAAGGTTTTGGATAAAAAAGAAAAGCAAGTTGTATCATTCCTGGTATTATGATAAAAAAAATAGAAGAAATGGAATTTATGCGATAGCTTTTATGGTGCTAATGTCTTTTATGGTGGGAGCTATCAATCTGGTAGCCTTAAGTACAGAAGGAAATTTAAGGCCGGCAAATTTAGGGATGATTAATTATCATATTTATGATACGTTTCGTCTTACAAGACCAGCTCCTATTGTCGATCCGGATCAGGCGGAAGAAGCGGTGATAGCTATTGAAGAAGAAGAGAAAGACCGCCGCTTTGAAGGGTTGTTAGAAGGACGCAATATCATTGTTATTCAAGCGGAATCATTGCAATCTTTTCCGATGGAACATGCATTGGCGGATCAGGAGGTTACTCCTGTATTAAATGATTTGATTCGTCAGGACACCCTGTATTTTTCTAATTTTTATGAGCAAGTAGGATGGGGAAATACTTCTGATGCTGAATTTGTGGTACATAATGGATTTTATCCATCCACATCCACTTTTAGTTATCAGGCCTATGAAGGAAATGATTTTTATACACTCCCGATGCATCTGGAAAAACAGGGGTATACCTCGATCGTTTTTCATGGCAATGATCCGGAATTCTGGAGCAGGCAGTCCGCCTATCCCGGTCAGGGAATTCATCATTTTTACAGTGCGGAAGATTTTGAAATGAATGAAATTATTGGATTAGGGCTTAGTGATTATGAATTATATAAACAGTCCATTCAGTGGCTGAAGGAAAAACCGGAACCTTTTTATGCATTCTATATAACTCTGACCTGCCATCATCCCTTTGTGATGCCGGAACCGTATCAATGGTTGGACATGCCCGCTGAATATGAAGATACTTACCTGGGTCATTATTTGCAATCTGTATACTATATGGATCAACAAATTGGATATTTTATCAATCTGTTAAAAGAAGAAGGATTGTATGATCACTCAGCTATTGTGATTTATGGAGATCATCAAGGCGTTGATATGCGTAATCAGGAAATTAATGAACAGGTAAGCCGCTATATAAGCAGACCTTATCAGGAAGATGAAATGTTTAGAGTTCCCTTAATGGTTCATGTGCCGGGAAGTGGTGTCGAGGAAGAAATAACTTTAGCAGGAGGACAAATTGACTTCTTTCCTACGATGGCTAATTTAGCAGGAAATCCCTTAGCTCCGGATGCTGTTCTTGGACAAGATTTGTTAAACATTAAAGAGGGGTTTGTTGCAAAGCAAGTCCATGTTTCCGCTGGATCTTTTATTGATAACGAAAAGATATTTATTATGTCGCCGGAAGGGCTTTATGATAATAGTCAGTCCTGGAATCTGAAAACCGGCGAACAGGTTCCTTTGGAAGAAGCAAGGCAAGGTTATGAAAGGGCTTTGGCAGAAATAACGCTTTCGGAATATGTGATGGAAAATAATTTAATTCCAAGAGTGCAAAAGGCTGGGCTTAGTGGTATTCTTGATAATATTCGGTTTTTACTTGACTTAGAAAAATAA
- a CDS encoding EAL domain-containing protein, translating into MECKRCTVIPETSVEASWVYIKLPTHHHIAPLEKIASGMKETLEPKANGFLLKISDFQEFVLRLCRHYFNSIEQMDIYLMPMKEAVISFESLDCYKRLSYWKNLFLGEDLIYILKEKSLKILFHPIVLAKDHKIYGYEALTRGIKRDGRIMSPIEMFRYAKEMDLLFHLDRLCREQVIKQAAEAGILEKVFINFIPTSIYDPDKCLRSTDEAIHRYGLKAEQIVFEVVETERIDDYDHLNYILDYYKDKGYATALDDVGSGYASTGALLRLNPSYMKIDMGIIRGIHENKQNQRILNEYLSIAREKNIYILAEGVETKEEIDYLTEAKVDFLQGYYFGKPSHKPL; encoded by the coding sequence ATGGAATGCAAAAGATGTACCGTTATTCCTGAAACCAGTGTAGAAGCTTCCTGGGTCTATATTAAATTGCCAACACATCACCATATTGCTCCTTTAGAAAAAATAGCTTCGGGGATGAAGGAAACATTAGAACCAAAAGCAAATGGATTTTTGTTAAAGATATCTGATTTCCAGGAATTTGTGCTAAGGTTATGTCGTCATTATTTCAACTCAATAGAACAGATGGATATTTACTTAATGCCAATGAAAGAAGCGGTTATCAGCTTTGAATCTCTGGACTGTTATAAACGTTTAAGCTACTGGAAAAACCTGTTTTTAGGAGAAGACCTCATCTATATATTAAAAGAAAAGAGTCTTAAAATACTTTTTCACCCCATTGTGCTGGCAAAGGACCATAAAATCTATGGCTATGAGGCATTAACCCGTGGCATCAAACGGGATGGAAGGATAATGTCACCGATAGAAATGTTTCGGTATGCGAAGGAGATGGATCTATTATTCCATCTTGATCGGTTGTGTCGAGAACAAGTGATTAAACAAGCCGCTGAAGCAGGTATTTTGGAAAAAGTGTTTATCAACTTTATTCCTACTTCCATATATGATCCAGATAAATGCCTTCGGTCAACAGACGAAGCGATTCATCGATATGGTCTCAAGGCAGAGCAGATTGTTTTTGAAGTGGTTGAGACGGAACGTATTGATGATTACGATCATTTGAACTATATTTTAGATTATTACAAGGACAAAGGTTATGCAACAGCTTTAGATGATGTTGGCAGTGGATATGCTTCAACGGGAGCTTTACTTCGGTTAAATCCAAGCTATATGAAGATAGATATGGGGATTATTCGAGGAATTCATGAAAATAAACAAAATCAGCGAATATTAAACGAGTATCTTTCGATAGCTCGCGAAAAAAATATTTACATTCTGGCAGAAGGCGTAGAAACAAAAGAAGAAATAGACTACTTAACGGAAGCGAAAGTAGATTTTTTGCAAGGATACTACTTTGGAAAACCTTCCCATAAACCTTTGTAA